A segment of the Streptomyces sp. NBC_00376 genome:
GGACTTCGAGCGCCGGGTGTCCGGCTTCCCGGACGCGCTGCGGGAGCGGAACCTGAAGCTCTTCGAACGGTGCCGGAAGTCCGGCTACCGCCATCTGCAGCAGGCCGTCGACGCGGTGGACCGGCCCGGCATGAACATCGCCGTCCTGCCCGGCCTGTACGAGGAGGAGCCCTCGCTGCCCAAGCCGACCGGGGAGTGCGCCCGGCTGAAGGCGCGCAAGTCCCAGCTCGGCTACCAGATCCTGTCGTACGCCCAGCAGGCGCGGTGCCCGCACAACCAGAACCTGGTGGCCATCCTCGGCAAGAAGGACCTCCAGATCGAGGGCACCGGCGCCGAGCGCACGGACGTGGTCGTCGACGCCAAGTACCAGAAGCTCAACGCGATCCGCGCGGACGGCTCCGACGGCGTCTACTTCCGTAACTTCACCGCCCAGCGCACCACCTTCAACTCCCTGTACGTCCTGGCCCAGGACGGCTTCGTCATCGACTCCGTCCTCACCCGCTGGAACGACGAGTACGGCTTCCTGACCTTCGCCAGCGACCACGGGCTGTACAAGAACTGCGAGTCGTACGGCAACGGCGACTCCGGCATCTACCCGGGCAGCGCGTCGAACATCAACGACGGCTACGGCTACGACGTGCCGCGCTACTCCATCGAGATCACCGGCTGCCGCAGCCACCACAACATGGTCGGCTACTCCGGCACCGCGGGCGACTCCGTCTACGTCCACGACAACGAGTTCGACCACAACATGGGCGGCGCCTCGATGGACAGCGCCTTCCCCGGCCACCCCGGACTGCCGCAGAACCACGCGCGCTTCGAACGCAACCTGATCCACGACAACAACGCCGACTACTACCGCTACGTCGCCGACGGCACCTGCGCCAAACCGCCCGTGGACCGCGGCTACGAGGAGGGCGTCGTCTGCCCGCAGATCTCCATGCCGCCGGGCTCCGGCATCATCACCGCGGGCGGCAACTGGAACCGGTACGAGAACAACTGGATCTACGGGCAGCATCGCGCCGCCTTCGTCCTGACCGCCGTCCCCGCCTACATCCGGGGCGAGGAGGCGCTGTCCAAGCAGGCCGACACCTCGCACCACAACCGGTACGCGGGCAACCACCTCGGCGTGGACAAGGCGGGCAACTCCCGGCCCAACCGCACCGATGTGTGGTGGGACGGCCAGGGCGAGGGCAACTGCTGGCAGTCGGACACCGGACCCTCCTCCCCGCGGGCCCTGCCCGCCTGCGGCTCCGAACGCGGCGCCGTGTCCGGACACGCCGACCGGCTCGTCGGCGAACCGGTCAAGCTCGCCCAACTGCTCGTCTGCGCCGACTACAACGTGCAGGCGCGTCGGCTGCCGGCCGGCTGCGACTGGTACGGGGCGCGGGGCATCGAGCGGATCGAGGTACAGATCGCGCTGACGGTCGCGGTGGTGCTCGCGCTGGTCGGCGGGGTGCTGTGGTGGCGCAGGCTGCGCGGCAGCCGGCTCGCCACGGTGGCCACGGGGCTCGGTGCGATCGGCCTCGGGCTCGATGTGGCCGGTTCGACGATGGGGCTGTCCGCCTCCTACGTGCCCGCGCTGGCGCTGCTGCTGACCGGGGTGTGGTGGACCGGGATCGGTCTCGTGCTCCGCAGGGAGCGGCCCTGGCTGGGCTGGACCACGGTGGTGCTGGGTGCGCTCACGCTGCTGGACGCCGTGGACAAGGCCGTGTTCATGATCCCGTGGATTCCGCTCAGCCCGGCCTGGGCGCGTGGACTGCTCGGCGTGGTCTGGGTGTTGTGGGCCGTGGTCGCCGCCGCCCGCCACGGCGAACGGGACACCACTGACGCCCCGGGTTCCCCGGATGCGCCCGATGCCCCGGGTTCCCCGGATGCGTCGGCCGAAGGCGCGGCCCCGCGTTCCGCGCAGGCATCTGCCCCTGCCCCTGCTCCCGCTCCTGGCCCTGCGCCCGCCCCGGAAGGAGACGCGTCGTGAAGCGTTCCCCCAGGCCCCTTCGGGCCACCCAGCCGGCCCCGGCGGCTCGGCCGACCCCGGCCGCTCGGCCGCGCCGGGCCGCCCGGCCGCGCCGGGCCGCCCGGCCGGTCGCAGCCGCCGTCACCCTGCTCACCGCGGGCGCACTCGTCCTCGGGGCGAGCGCCTGTGGCGGGCGGGCCACCACCCATCACAAACCCGGCACCAGCCATGAGCAGGCCGGCGGCAGCGTCGGCAAGCTGCTCGCCGCCGACGACGGCTCCGGCAGCCGGCTTCGCCAGGTCGACGCCGAGGGCGCCCCCTCGGTGGCGGTCGCCGTACGGCCGGACTCCGAGGACGGATGGAACGTCCACCTCTCCGTACGGAACTTCAAGTTCACCCCGGACAGCGTGGGCGGCGCCGCACTCCTCGGGCGCGGCCACGCCAGGCTGTTCCTCGACGGCCACCCCCTCGCCCGCCTGTACGGCTCCTGGTTCCACCTCCCCGCCTCCCTCGTCCGCGGCGCAGGGAAGGGCGGCACCGAACTCACCGCACGGCTCTACGCCGACGACCACACCGCCTGGGCCGTGAACTCCGCCCCCGTCCAGGCCTCCACCCCCCTCTCCCCGGCCAGCGCCTCCAAAGCGGCCACCGCGCCCGAAGGGAGCGGCTCCGCGACACCCCGGCCCGACACGACACTTGTCGAGATCGTCGTCTCCGACGGAAAGGTCAGCCCCGCCCCCGGCCGGACCGAGATCAAGAAGGGCCGGACCGTCGAACTCCGGGTGCGCAGCGACCGCGCCGACCGCCTCCACGTCCACGGCTACGACAAGGAGGCCGCCCTGCCCGCGGGCAGGACCGTCACCCTGACCTTCACCGCCGACCGCAGCGGGCTCTTCGAGGTCGAGACGCATGAGTCCGACCTGCTCCTGACCCAACTCGTCGTACGGTGAGCGTCCTCGCCCACGGCATCGGCGCCCAGCACGACCTTCCGCTGTCCCCCTTCTACGCCTTCGCGGGTGCCTTCGCCGCGCTCTTCGTCTCGTTCCTCGCGCTCGGCCTGCTCTGGTCCGCCTCCCGGTTCCGCGGCGACCGGGCGGGCCGGCCGCTCCCGTCCGCCTTCCAGCGCCTCGCCGACGCCCGCCCCACCCGTATCGCCCTGCGGGCACTCGGCCTCGCCGCCGCCCTGTACGTCACGCTCCAACTCCTCCTCGGCCCGGACGACCCGGACCGCAACCCGGGCCCCGGCGCCGTATACGTACTCCTCTGGGTCGGGCTGGTCCCGGCCTCGCTCCTCCTCGGTCCCGTCTGGCGGATGGTCAACCCGCTGCGCACCGTCCACCTCCTCGTCTGCCGTGCTCTGGGCCGCGACCCCGCCGCGGGCCGCCCCCTTCCCGTACGGCTCGGTCTGTGGCCCGCCGCCGCCGGGCTCCTCGCCTTCACCTGGCTCGAACTCGTCGCCCCCGATCCCGCGTCGGCCACCGCCCTCCTGCTCTTCCTCGCGCTCTACACCGCCGTCCACCTCGCGGGCGCCGCCCGCCACGGCGCCGGATGGTTCGACCGGGGGGACGCCTTCGAGGTCTACTCGGGGCTGCTCGCCCGGCTCTCCCCGCTCGGCCGCCGCCCCGCCGACCGCCGCCTCGTGCTCCGCTCCCCTTTCA
Coding sequences within it:
- a CDS encoding right-handed parallel beta-helix repeat-containing protein → MSWTRRLLVILAALAAALLAAPAAQAHEERPVTLPDGTGSVPVYRTGEPDLLVCKTDRADFERRVSGFPDALRERNLKLFERCRKSGYRHLQQAVDAVDRPGMNIAVLPGLYEEEPSLPKPTGECARLKARKSQLGYQILSYAQQARCPHNQNLVAILGKKDLQIEGTGAERTDVVVDAKYQKLNAIRADGSDGVYFRNFTAQRTTFNSLYVLAQDGFVIDSVLTRWNDEYGFLTFASDHGLYKNCESYGNGDSGIYPGSASNINDGYGYDVPRYSIEITGCRSHHNMVGYSGTAGDSVYVHDNEFDHNMGGASMDSAFPGHPGLPQNHARFERNLIHDNNADYYRYVADGTCAKPPVDRGYEEGVVCPQISMPPGSGIITAGGNWNRYENNWIYGQHRAAFVLTAVPAYIRGEEALSKQADTSHHNRYAGNHLGVDKAGNSRPNRTDVWWDGQGEGNCWQSDTGPSSPRALPACGSERGAVSGHADRLVGEPVKLAQLLVCADYNVQARRLPAGCDWYGARGIERIEVQIALTVAVVLALVGGVLWWRRLRGSRLATVATGLGAIGLGLDVAGSTMGLSASYVPALALLLTGVWWTGIGLVLRRERPWLGWTTVVLGALTLLDAVDKAVFMIPWIPLSPAWARGLLGVVWVLWAVVAAARHGERDTTDAPGSPDAPDAPGSPDASAEGAAPRSAQASAPAPAPAPGPAPAPEGDAS